A section of the Rhipicephalus sanguineus isolate Rsan-2018 chromosome 11, BIME_Rsan_1.4, whole genome shotgun sequence genome encodes:
- the LOC119374868 gene encoding neprilysin-1-like, with amino-acid sequence MADARKASVASAVSKSSSSVKSSTSSKSKDSGKAKKPKKSRVPEEGKASVAPEPPPEPEVPESRGRSKEHLKAAFMMEKTSFLTTEAGPLLRTAPTAFSRMQPRKSISAKGQYVEASAKAEAEARYRGRVIMLLVVPAITVVLVLMAVVIYIVTMEKPRIRVDTCKSDDCAAFGKELHAAINWSIDPCQDFHAFVCGGWDDPLRQKTTESRMVAAALDLAIQEAKADLVQQGNAPQQRSKATNFFGSCIIAGTQKQNNLKEFADLRHSLGLLWPERNLSDTTHPLDIMVNLALNWEMNFLFDLGAVAVRQSIALLISRGRMDNVWEENLRRARTIEAYEKYVNDYYDVLKVNGSQIGVTAAELLDIEKTIIKAKYEFLYGPSRQDWFKVSALDGKTPSVPAGLWLTLLRKHDKQYDWKGEDTAIVEDVKILENLEHLLKALGHDKLITGMSWIFIQTHLWAVYGEPSLRFTGKDEELVQMQERGCMEYVGSRLGLLGWAKYFTDTYRNKDDRLHVTSFLHRINEQTKRLINKLSWMDSQNKLMVFSKLDKMSRVVLPSDSFFDAKKREELYSVFPDMSGNTFVTNLVNASKVYQRLRNHEHFADVYSIRMVPRYGRELYLYLANSMAIALVTLSPPMYYKDATLAIKYGAMGSFVAREMARAFDEMGVTVDDTGKREPWLGAEAAAAYANKANCDVRGGSDSAPWRPIRALPVMPGLEIAFEAFIAAVAVDYRALVDFKVLYLEMFTDLQIFFVAYCYSLCSKRTHTMLDECNVPAMNSPIFAEVFHCPVNSPMNPPKKCTFFDR; translated from the exons ACTTCATTCCTGACGACGGAAGCTGGCCCGCTGCTGCGAACAGCGCCCACCGCTTTTTCCCGGATGCAGCCGAGGAAATCGATTAGCGCTAAAGGACAG TACGTCGAAGCGAGTGCGAAAGCTGAAGCAGAGGCCAGGTACCGCGGCAGGGTGATCATGCTGCTGGTCGTCCCAGCGATCACCGTTGTCCTCGTCCTGATGGCGGTGGTCATCTACATCGTCACCATGGAAAAGCCCCGAATACGCGTGGATACCTGCAAGAGCGACGACTGTGCTGCTTTTGGCAAAGAGCTGCACGCTGCCATCAACTGGTCGATCGACCCGTGCCAAGACTTCCACGCGTTCGTGTGCGGCGGTTGGGATGACCCTCTACGCCAAAAGACAACCGAATCGAGAATGGTAGCCGCGGCCTTGGATCTGGCGATCCAGGAAGCCAAAGCTGACCTGGTGCAGCAAGGCAACGCACCGCAGCAACGCAGCAAGGCCACCAATTTCTTCGGGAGCTGCATCATCGCCGGCACGCAGAAGCAGAACAACCTGAAAGAGTTCGCTGATCTCCGGCACTCCCTGGGGCTCTTATGGCCCGAGCGCAATCTTAGCGACACAACCCACCCGCTCGACATCATGGTGAACCTGGCGCTGAACTGGGAAATGAACTTCCTCTTCGACCTCGGTGCCGTTGCCGTACGCCAGTCCATCGCCCTGCTTATCTCACGCGGTCGCATGGATAACGTGTGGGAGGAGAACCTGCGCCGTGCCAGGACGATCGAAGCGTACGAGAAATACGTCAATGATTACTACGATGTTCTCAAAGTCAATGGCTCGCAAATTGGCGTGACAGCAGCCGAACTCCTCGATATAGAGAAAACCATAATCAAAGCGAAGTACGAGTTCCTGTATGGCCCATCTCGCCAGGACTGGTTCAAAGTGAGCGCCCTAGATGGAAAGACACCATCGGTGCCGGCGGGCTTGTGGCTTACTCTTCTAAGAAAGCACGACAAGCAGTACGACTGGAAGGGCGAGGACACCGCGATAGTCGAGGACGTCAAAATACTGGAGAACCTCGAACACCTGCTGAAAGCCCTGGGCCATGACAAGCTGATCACCGGAATGTCGTGGATATTCATTCAGACGCACCTCTGGGCTGTTTACGGGGAGCCTTCGCTGCGATTCACTGGCAAGGATGAAGAACTGGTGCAGATGCAAGAGCGCGGCTGCATGGAATACGTCGGATCTCGTCTCGGCCTCCTTGGCTGGGCAAAGTATTTCACCGACACGTATCGCAACAAAGATGACCGACTGCACGTCACCAGTTTCTTGCACCGAATCAACGAGCAGACGAAGCGCCTGATTAACAAGCTCAGCTGGATGGATTCCCAGAACAAGCTGATGGTCTTCTCGAAGCTGGACAAGATGTCACGCGTCGTACTGCCCAGTGACAGCTTTTTCGACGCGAAAAAGAGGGAAGAACTGTACAGCGTGTTTCCCGATATGAGCGGCAACACCTTCGTGACGAACCTGGTGAACGCGTCCAAAGTTTACCAGAGGCTGCGCAACCACGAACACTTCGCCGACGTGTACAGCATTCGCATGGTTCCGCGGTATGGTCGCGAGCTTTACCTCTATTTAGCGAACTCGATGGCGATCGCCTTAGTGACCCTCAGCCCACCAATGTACTACAAGGACGCAACGCTGGCGATTAAATACGGCGCCATGGGCTCCTTTGTAGCTCGAGAGATGGCCAGGGCGTTCGACGAAATGGGTGTCACGGTGGACGATACGGGAAAGCGCGAACCCTGGCTCGGGGCCGAGGCTGCCGCAGCGTATGCCAACAAGGCTAACTGCGATGTTCGCGGAGGGTCGGACAGCGCCCCGTGGCGTCCGATACGTGCGCTGCCTGTCATGCCAGGGCTAGAGATCGCTTTCGAGGCCTTCATAGCGGCCGTGGCGGTTGACTACCGAGCCCTGGTAGACTTCAAGGTTCTTTATTTGGAGATGTTCACTGACTTGCAGATTTTCTTTGTCGCGTACTGCTACTCCCTTTGCTCTAAGAGGACCCACACCATGCTCGATGAATGCAACGTTCCGGCCATGAACTCGCCAATCTTCGCTGAGGTATTCCACTGTCCCGTCAATTCCCCCATGAACCCACCCAAAAAATGCACGTTTTTCGACAGGTGA